The Filimonas lacunae genomic sequence GGTACGCAAATATGGCTGATGGCGCATAGCAGCATACAATATCAGCCGCATTTGTATGGCAAGCATTTGCGTGAAATAAAGCTGGAAGGGGAAGCATTTTTTGATGTAGCTACCGATGCACAGCACCCGTTTATTGTACGGCATGGTGTAATATCCACCCAGGTGTTAGGTACCTCCTTTAACATTGAAGCTTACGATAATGAAGGCGCTATTCGCATTGCGCTGGTGAGTGGTAAAGTGATGGTGAAGCGAACGGGGGATTCGTTAGAAGCTGCCGGTTTAAAAACGCTGAGTGCCGGACAGTTACTGAGTTACCGGAAAAAAGACAATAGCTACCGTGTGAAGCCATTGGTGATAAAAGACGAAGCAGTGTGGAAGCAGGGAAACATTGTATTTAATGATATTCCACTGAAAGATGCTTTAACGCGATTGCGAAAAAAATATGATATAACCATTGAGGCACCAGACCATATAGATATGAGTAATATGCGCGTTACCGCTGTGTTTAAAAGCGGGAATGCCGAGCAGGTACTGCAGAACCTGTTGTTTATTCATAACCTTCATTTCAGGAAACATAAAAATGTTTTTACCATTTTCTAATTAAAAAGAACAGAAACTAAAGCTTAAGGTATGGCTGCTTTTCAAAGAGGGTTTTCCAGTGCAAGAGCATTTGTGTTGTTGTGCTTAGGGGTTTGTATGCTTACGGGTGTAAAAAAAGGATGGGCTCAGGAAACTTTGTCATCATTAAAAGACAAGGTCTCTATCAGTATTAAAAATGCGAATGCTGCTATTGTGTTGCAATCATTGCAGCAGCAAACCAGTTATACATTTTCTTTTGATAATACCGCTATGCAAAGTGTGCATATTGATTCGGTGCATGTGAAAACAGGCACGCTGGGTAGTGTGTTAAAGCAGTTGCATGATAAGGCGGGGTTGCAGTTTTCGGTAATGCCTAATAAAAACATAGGTGTTCAGAAAGGAAAGGCGCCGCTGAAAGAAATCAGAATTACCGGGCAGATTATAGATCAGAAATCTGGTTTGCCTGTTGTAGGGGCCACTGTGGTGATAGGTAAGGTACATCAGACCAGCGA encodes the following:
- a CDS encoding FecR family protein, coding for MINKYILQKYFSGLCDAEEHSRVVNFLANEQSDLAALHELLEEEAAHAQEEVLPVTLEKELHKGVYRYIFINGVLVRRLWQTVAAAAVLLPVLFAWHLFSKKADFKNLAKVKANTHLDEGWKVLLNKGNENQKATMPDGTQIWLMAHSSIQYQPHLYGKHLREIKLEGEAFFDVATDAQHPFIVRHGVISTQVLGTSFNIEAYDNEGAIRIALVSGKVMVKRTGDSLEAAGLKTLSAGQLLSYRKKDNSYRVKPLVIKDEAVWKQGNIVFNDIPLKDALTRLRKKYDITIEAPDHIDMSNMRVTAVFKSGNAEQVLQNLLFIHNLHFRKHKNVFTIF